In bacterium, the sequence ACGTAGTCGGCCAAACCCTTCTTGGCCTGCACTTCCGTTATCGCCGCCGTCAAGGTCGTCTTGCCGTGATCCACGTGGCCGATCGTGCCTACGTTGACGTGCTCCTTGGTCCTCTCAAACTTAGCGCGAGCCATGGCTGGCTACCTCCTTCTTGGGCGTCGTCAGGGACGATCCCATATGCCCATGTAACGCCGAGTGATCTCCGTCGCGATCTTCTCCGGCACCCGCTCGTAGCGGGAGAACTGCATCGTGTGCGTGGCCCGGCCCTGGGTCAGCGACCTCAGCTGGGTCGCGTAGCCGAACATCTCGCTCAAGGGCACCTCCGACTGCACGACCTGGACGTCGCCGCGGGATTCCATCTTGCTTATCCGGCCCCGCTTCGAGTTGAGGTGTCCGGTCACGTCGCCCAGATAGTCCGCCGGGACCACGACCTCCACCCTCATCACCGGCTCCTGCAGGACCGGACCG encodes:
- the tuf gene encoding elongation factor Tu (EF-Tu; promotes GTP-dependent binding of aminoacyl-tRNA to the A-site of ribosomes during protein biosynthesis; when the tRNA anticodon matches the mRNA codon, GTP hydrolysis results; the inactive EF-Tu-GDP leaves the ribosome and release of GDP is promoted by elongation factor Ts; many prokaryotes have two copies of the gene encoding EF-Tu), with translation MARAKFERTKEHVNVGTIGHVDHGKTTLTAAITEVQAKKGLADYV